The Anaeromyxobacter sp. genome includes a window with the following:
- a CDS encoding NAD(P)-dependent oxidoreductase yields MSSAQEQTVALTGVSGFIGRAVAARLLGKGLRVRALFRPGTAIPVELAAKVEVVVGDVTDPSVWSRLVGGAGALVHLASAGVSRAETATTLLDTNVRPVEAMLGAAKAAGCTRVVLAGSCFEYGATGDRIGERGLVEEDALAPVTTYGASKAAATLLLGALARDLGLEAFVLRPFHVYGPGEPATRLVPAVIRMAMKGEPIRVTHGMQERDLVFVDDVAEAFCMAASVSWPLALRANSSAVLNLCGGKATQLRQVVHATTDFMGVQRSRIAFGAVPARPNEVKRLIGDSTTALRQLGWSATTPLGEGLRRTVLALGGMPDRQ; encoded by the coding sequence ATGAGCTCAGCCCAGGAGCAGACAGTCGCGCTCACGGGCGTTAGCGGCTTCATCGGCAGAGCAGTCGCCGCTCGCCTGCTGGGGAAGGGGCTGAGGGTTCGTGCGCTCTTCAGGCCGGGCACCGCGATCCCTGTCGAGTTGGCTGCCAAGGTGGAAGTCGTTGTCGGAGACGTGACCGACCCTTCCGTTTGGTCGAGGCTGGTAGGTGGTGCTGGCGCGCTCGTGCACCTCGCCTCGGCCGGCGTCAGCCGGGCCGAGACGGCGACTACCCTCCTGGACACCAACGTCCGGCCTGTCGAGGCGATGCTCGGCGCGGCCAAGGCAGCCGGGTGCACCCGGGTGGTGCTGGCGGGGAGCTGCTTCGAATACGGCGCCACCGGCGACCGGATCGGTGAGAGAGGGCTGGTGGAGGAGGACGCGCTGGCCCCCGTGACGACCTACGGCGCCTCCAAAGCGGCCGCCACCCTGCTCCTCGGGGCGCTCGCCAGGGACCTGGGGCTCGAAGCGTTCGTCCTCCGGCCGTTCCACGTCTACGGGCCTGGTGAGCCCGCCACTCGCCTGGTGCCGGCGGTCATCCGGATGGCGATGAAAGGCGAGCCGATTAGGGTGACCCACGGGATGCAGGAACGCGATCTCGTATTCGTCGACGATGTCGCCGAGGCATTCTGCATGGCCGCATCGGTGAGCTGGCCTCTGGCATTGCGCGCCAACAGTTCGGCGGTCCTCAACCTGTGCGGCGGCAAGGCGACTCAGCTTCGCCAGGTGGTCCACGCGACCACGGACTTCATGGGCGTGCAACGCTCACGGATTGCGTTCGGCGCCGTGCCCGCCCGACCCAACGAAGTGAAGCGGCTGATCGGAGACTCGACTACAGCGCTGCGGCAACTGGGGTGGTCCGCTACGACTCCGCTCGGCGAAGGCCTGCGCCGCACGGTCCTTGCGCTGGGTGGCATGCCTGACAGGCAGTGA